From the genome of Ktedonobacterales bacterium:
GATGATGCTCCCATTATGCCCTGAGCGTTTCCTCTTCCACCTCGCCCAGCGGCAGCGGCGCTGGGCGCTCGCACATGCTGCTAATCTCGATATGGCTGCCTTGCTCCGAAGCTTCCTCAAACGCCAGCATCAGATCGAGAACATGATACCCTAATGCTCCGTTGGCGCGATGCGAGCGGCCCAGGCGCAGCGCATAGGCCATCTCGGCCACGCCAATGCCCCGGCTATTTTCGCTGTAGCCGTGTGTCAGCGGCGTCTCACCCCACTCCTGCGCTCCAGCGCGCCGCACCCGTACCGGCCCGCCAAATATATTGGGGTCTGGCACACTGAGCGAGCCGCGCGTCCCGTAAATCTCTATGCTCGGCAGGCTGCTCTCCCACACATCAAAGCTGGTGATAATCGTCCCGACAACGCCGCTGGCAAAGTCGAACACCCCGGCAATATGCGTCGGCGTCTGCACGGGAATCATCTCGCCATAGTGGGGCGCGCTGGTAATCGTGCGCTCAGGGAACGTGATCCTGGCCGAGCCGGTGACGCGCCGAACCGGACCCAGCAGCGAGACCAGCGCCGTCAGATAATACGGACCCATATCCAGCATCGGACCAGCCCCACGCTGATAGAAGAAAGCCGGATCAGGGTGCCAGCGTTCCGGCCCACGCCCCATCATTGACGCGACGGCGGCGACAGGCTCACCAATCCAGCCATCATCAATGAGTTTGCGGCACGTCTGCAACCCTCCGCCGAGAAACGTATCGGGCGCGTTGCCCACCAGCAAGCCGCGCTCCCCAGCCGTGTCCAATATCTGGCGCGCATCGGCGCGGCTGATGGCAAGCGGTTTCTCATTATAAACGTGCTTGCCCGCCTCCAGCGCAGCCAGCGCCACCTCGGCATGCGCCGCCGGAATGGTCAGATTGAGAATCAGCTCGATCTCTGGATCAGCGAGCAGCGCCTCAACGCTGCAAGCGCGCGGCACATCAAACTCTGCCGCCCGCGCCTGCGCTCGTTCAAGAAACAAATCGGCGCAGGCCAGCGTCTCCAGAATCTTCAAGTGTTTGAGGGTCTCCAGATATCGGCTGCTGATCGTGCCACAGCCGATAACCCCAACGTTCACAGGTTGGAGTGGCTGAATGGTTCTGGCGGGTTGAGTCGCTGTTGCTGGCTGAATTGATCTATCGTTCACACCCTGGCTCCTGCTGTTGAGTTTTCGCATGTCAGGCTTCTATAGTACCACGAAAAACCGCTTTGTTGTAATCTACCAGCAGAATAGCCCCCGCCGCCAGCGCAGAGAGCAAGGCCAGCGCCCAGAAGATGGGTGGGTATGCTCCCAGGAGATCGTAGAGCAGGCCCACGCCAACAGGCGCGATCCCCCGCGCTCCGGTAATAAACAGCCCCAGGACGCTGTTAATTTTCGCGTAGTGCATCGAGCCGTAATGATCGGCGACCAATGCCGCCCGCGCAGGCGTAATCGCCCCAAAGCCAGCGCCAAACAGCAGGACAAAGCCAACCACGCCGACGACGCCAGGCGTCAGCAGCAACACGAGCAGCGCAATAGCCTGGAGCAAGAAGATCAGAGCCGTCACCAGACGGCGCGGCAGGCGCTCTCCCAACGGCGTGAAGACCAGACGCCCCGGAAGGGCCATGATGCCAATCAGACCAACCATACTGGCGGCAAAGCTGGCGGTATAGCCATGATCAATCAAATAGGGAACCAGATGTACCGTGATCGCCGCAGCCGCCAGCGTCGTAAGCGCGAAGGCTGCGGCCATCCACCAGAACGTGGTTTCGTGGAGCGCAATCTGTACAGAGACGCCCGGCCTTTCAGCCATCTGCGCGGGCGGTATGGATGCCGACATAGCAATCCCATCAGGCGTCAGGCCCATATCTTCCGGTCGGCGGCGCAAGATGAGCCCGTGCAAGGGAATGGTAAACAGCGCCAGGCACAGCGCCAGCGTGACCAGCGCCACGCGCCACCCCTGAAGCTGGACCAGCCACGCCGCCAGCGGCACAAAGATCACACTGGCAAAACCAGCAATGAAGGTTAGAATCGTCAGGGCGCGGGTACGCCGCCGATGAAACCAGGTCGCCACCAGGGCAAAGGCAGGATCGTAGAGAACAGCCGCCATGACGATGCCAATGCCGATCCAGATCAGATAGAACAGGGCCAGATTTCCCACCGCCGCCCAGGCCAGCAGCAGCAGCGTGGCAGCGCACGACCCGCAGGTCATCAGCCAGCGCGTCCCATGACGATCAATCCAGCGGCCAACCGGAATGGCGGCCACGGCGCTACAGAGCAGCGCCAGGGAGAAGGCTCCGGTTAGTTCAGACGTGGACCAGCCCAGCGCGGCGTGCATTGGCCTCACGAACACGGTGAAGGTGTAATACAGCACTCCCCACGACGTCATTTCAGTAAACGAAACGCCGAGGAGCATGACCCAGCCATAGTACACGCCCTGCGGGCGCTGCTTCTGATGGCTCGCGTGTTCTCTCATCGTCGTCTCAAGGTAACATCTTCTCCATCACGATGACATCCACCCACTGCTCATCGAGCAAGCCCTGTTCGTGATAGATACCGACGGTCTGGAAGCCGTGACGCTCATATAAACGCATCCCTGGCGCGTTGGTCGGAAAGGCCGCCAGCACCATCTTGTGATAGCCGAGCAAGCGCGCCCGCTTCTCCAGCGCGCCCAGCAGCGCATCGCCAATACCCCGTCCACGCTGCTCGCGCGCGACGTAGACGGAGAAATCCGCAACGTGATCATAGACCGGGCGCGGGTTGAAGGGATTGAGCGAACCCCAGCCCACAACCATCCCTGAACGCTCCACTGCGACAAGTACCGGGTGGCGAGGCCCGCGCGCGGCAAGCCATTCGGCCCGCTCTTCCGGCGTGCGTAGCTGCGTCTCTAGCGTGGCTGCCCGATCCTCGATCCCCTGATTATATATGTGGGCAATAGCGGCTGCATCATCGCGGCTGGCCTCTCGAATCTCCAAATGCTCCTCCTCTCTTGCGCTGACCAGCCCGGCCCAGGAACGCGCCTGTTGTCCCAACCCGCTGAGATAGGCCGCGAGGAATTCGATAATCTCCGGGTCCAGGCAGTAATAGCGGTTCGGCCCATCGCTGCTTGCCTGCACAATGCCCGCTTCGCGCAAGAGGGTCAGATGGTCAAAGAGGCTGGACTGTGCCAGCGGCAGCGCCTCAGTAAGCTGCACAGCCGTACAGTCCTTGCGCTCGGCAAGCAGCGCCACAATGCGAAAGCGCGCCGGATTCGCCAGCGCGCGCAGCACACGCAGCACACGGGCTTCAATCGCTGTCGGGGCCAATTCACCCGTTTTCATCATGGCCTCCTCTCACCTGCTTGTTCCGGTTTTTTCCGATTATCCGATTATAAGTACCCCTCTCCTCCATGTCAACAATTACCAGGCTCATCGGTTCCACCACCTATCACGGACACCACTTGTAGCGCCGCCATCTTGGCGGCTCAACGCTGGCCTGTTGGTACGTTGGACCGCAGGGCGAACGCCACTTGTAGCGCCGCCATCTTGGCGGCTCAACGCTGGCCTGTTGGTACGTTGGACCGGAGGGCGAACGCTCGCTCTAGCGAATCCTTGGCCGCCAAGATGGCGGCGCTACAAGTCACACGCCGCGCTTGCCAAGACCTCATGTGTGGCGGAACCAGCTATCTGGCTTGTGGAAATCGGCGCAGAAAGCTATGATGGCATCATCATTTCAGCATCACAAGGAGAGGGAGATGACACGACCAATCACGCTGTTTACCGGACAATGGGCTGACCTGCCGCTGGAGACGCTGGCAGAGAAAGTCAGCCAGTGGGGGTTTGACGGCCTTGAATTGGCCTGCTGGGGCGATCACTTCGATGTGCGCCGCGCGCTGGCGGAGCCGCGCTATGCGCAATCACAGCGGGATATACTCAACCGCCGCAACCTGCAATGCTTTGCCATCAGCAATCATCTTGTCGGCCAGGCCGTCTGCGACCCCATAGACGCCCGCCACAAAGATATTCTGCCTGCCCACATCTGGGGCGATGGCGACCCGGAAGGCGTGCGCCAGCGCGCCGCCCAGGAAATGATGGACACCGCGCGCGCCGCCGCCGCGTTTGGCGTGCAGCAGGTGAATGGCTTCGCCGGGTCGGCCATCTGGCATCTGCTCTATTCTTTTCCCCCCAACAACTTTGCAGACATCGAGCGCGGCTACGAAGATTTTGCGCGGCGCTGGAATCCCATCATCAATGTGTTTGATCAGGAGGGCGTGCGCTTCGGCCTGGAGGTTCACCCAACCGAAATTGCTTACGACTTCGTGACCACCCGCAAAACGCTTGACGCCATCGGCAACCGACCTGGCTTTGGGCTGAACTTCGACCCCAGCCATTTCATCCCGCAATTCCTCGATCCGGCTGCTTTCATCGAAGAGTTCGCTGACCGCATCTATCACATCCATGTGAAAGACTCGAAGCGCCGCCTGGATGGCCGCAGAAGCATCCTGGGTTCCCACCTCAACTTTGGCGAAGCTATGCGCGGCTGGGACTTCGTTTCCCCAGGGCATGGCGATGTGGACTTTGAGGCGCTGTTCCGGGCGCTCAACCGCATTGGTTATCAAGGGCCGCTCTCCGTTGAGTGGGAGGACGTGGGCATGGACCGCGAATGGGGCGCGCAAGACACCCTCGCCTTCATCCGGCGCACCGATTTCACCCCATCCTCGGTAGCCTTCGACGCGGCCTTCCGGGGGAAATAGCAGCGCGTCTACTTGTAGCCATGAGTCATCCCAGATTGAACCAGGAGCGCGGGGGCTGCTGGTGAGCGGCTCCAGCAGCCCAGACGCCGCGCAGCACCGTGCGGAGCGCCGCCGTCTCGGCGGCTCAACGCTGGCCTGCCGAGATGTTGGATCGGAGGGCAAACGCTCGCCCTGGCGAATCGTTGGCCGCCGAGACGGCGGCGCTACAAGTGGTGTCAGCCGCAGAAGTTGGTGGCGGCCCTCACCAGCACTTCCACACAGCGTTCCACATCATCCAGGTTCACCCACTCTACCGCCGCGTGCGCGCCTTCGCCGCTGGGGCCGAAGATCACGGTCGGAATACCGCTGGCCGCGAGGATAGCCGAATCCATCCACCAGGCCGCCCCAAAGACCGCCGGT
Proteins encoded in this window:
- a CDS encoding Gfo/Idh/MocA family oxidoreductase is translated as MNDRSIQPATATQPARTIQPLQPVNVGVIGCGTISSRYLETLKHLKILETLACADLFLERAQARAAEFDVPRACSVEALLADPEIELILNLTIPAAHAEVALAALEAGKHVYNEKPLAISRADARQILDTAGERGLLVGNAPDTFLGGGLQTCRKLIDDGWIGEPVAAVASMMGRGPERWHPDPAFFYQRGAGPMLDMGPYYLTALVSLLGPVRRVTGSARITFPERTITSAPHYGEMIPVQTPTHIAGVFDFASGVVGTIITSFDVWESSLPSIEIYGTRGSLSVPDPNIFGGPVRVRRAGAQEWGETPLTHGYSENSRGIGVAEMAYALRLGRSHRANGALGYHVLDLMLAFEEASEQGSHIEISSMCERPAPLPLGEVEEETLRA
- a CDS encoding MFS transporter → MREHASHQKQRPQGVYYGWVMLLGVSFTEMTSWGVLYYTFTVFVRPMHAALGWSTSELTGAFSLALLCSAVAAIPVGRWIDRHGTRWLMTCGSCAATLLLLAWAAVGNLALFYLIWIGIGIVMAAVLYDPAFALVATWFHRRRTRALTILTFIAGFASVIFVPLAAWLVQLQGWRVALVTLALCLALFTIPLHGLILRRRPEDMGLTPDGIAMSASIPPAQMAERPGVSVQIALHETTFWWMAAAFALTTLAAAAITVHLVPYLIDHGYTASFAASMVGLIGIMALPGRLVFTPLGERLPRRLVTALIFLLQAIALLVLLLTPGVVGVVGFVLLFGAGFGAITPARAALVADHYGSMHYAKINSVLGLFITGARGIAPVGVGLLYDLLGAYPPIFWALALLSALAAGAILLVDYNKAVFRGTIEA
- a CDS encoding arsinothricin resistance N-acetyltransferase ArsN1 family A; its protein translation is MMKTGELAPTAIEARVLRVLRALANPARFRIVALLAERKDCTAVQLTEALPLAQSSLFDHLTLLREAGIVQASSDGPNRYYCLDPEIIEFLAAYLSGLGQQARSWAGLVSAREEEHLEIREASRDDAAAIAHIYNQGIEDRAATLETQLRTPEERAEWLAARGPRHPVLVAVERSGMVVGWGSLNPFNPRPVYDHVADFSVYVAREQRGRGIGDALLGALEKRARLLGYHKMVLAAFPTNAPGMRLYERHGFQTVGIYHEQGLLDEQWVDVIVMEKMLP
- a CDS encoding sugar phosphate isomerase/epimerase family protein — its product is MTRPITLFTGQWADLPLETLAEKVSQWGFDGLELACWGDHFDVRRALAEPRYAQSQRDILNRRNLQCFAISNHLVGQAVCDPIDARHKDILPAHIWGDGDPEGVRQRAAQEMMDTARAAAAFGVQQVNGFAGSAIWHLLYSFPPNNFADIERGYEDFARRWNPIINVFDQEGVRFGLEVHPTEIAYDFVTTRKTLDAIGNRPGFGLNFDPSHFIPQFLDPAAFIEEFADRIYHIHVKDSKRRLDGRRSILGSHLNFGEAMRGWDFVSPGHGDVDFEALFRALNRIGYQGPLSVEWEDVGMDREWGAQDTLAFIRRTDFTPSSVAFDAAFRGK